One stretch of Riemerella columbina DNA includes these proteins:
- the dnaE gene encoding DNA polymerase III subunit alpha: protein MYLIFDTETTGLPKNFNAPLSDSDNWPRMVQIAWQLHDDEGNLVENQDYIIKPEGYDIPFNAARIHGITTKIAMEQGRDLQEVLEEFAQVLEKTKVVAGHNIVFDYNIVGAEFLRKGMPNALEQKPSADTMILGTDYCQLGGGKNGRYKSPKLEELYEKLYGHKFDEAHNAAADVNATAQVFFEMMRIGIIPAEVLRISDEQLKHYQQTHPEPIRPFAIVIRRQVESFNKSNKKTDFGEVSEVDLGKYFNFHNHSIYSSLQSTTSISDLIQKAKDNAFPAVGMVDLGNMMGAFKFVAEVEKHNSGIKKLHQDYQNRKNEAEAQGQEFTETPPQEQELTAVLGCEFYISDRPEQKQFTKDDPDRRTQMVLLAKNFTGYKNLAKLSSLGFVNGFYFGVPRISREMVAQYKEGLIAVSSGIYGDIPDAILNFGEQKGEERFQWWHQTFGDDFYVQIQNHSLQEEEHLNEVLVALADKYGTKILAQNETFYTQKSDAQIQDIVSCIKDGEKLSTPIGKGFGKRRGLGSQEYYIKDAEELKTTFLQYPDAFEAYSDLLAKFENYPLKREVLLPKFDIPEEFQSAEDAQDGGKRGENAYLRHLTYEGAKRRYETITDEIRERLDFELEIIANTGYPGYFLIVQDFCNEARKMGVWVGPGRGSAAGSAVAYCIGITNVDPIAYDLLFERFLNPERISMPDIDIDFDDEGRDKIIKWVIDKYGKTNVAQIITYSVLGGKSAIKDAGRVLELPIPETNNIAKLVPGVPGMNIAKALSKYDKLKEEDKMLVDEMKAVLSNPDDERYAVLDSAKKMEGCIRNTGIHACGVIITPEDISNLVPISIAAKDADILVSQFDNSVAESAGLLKMDFLGLRTLTIIKDAIKLVKARHGIDINPDEITLDDAKTYQLFKEGRTIGIFQYESPGMQKYMRELKPTVFADLIAMNALYRPGPIKYIPNFINRKHGVEEIIYDLPETEEYLKETYGITVYQEQVMLLSQKLANFTKGEADTLRKAMGKKQIDVLNKMYPKFIEGGKKNNLNEEKLNKIWNDWKAFAEYAFNKSHSTCYALIAYQTAYLKANYPAEYMASVMSNNINNTAQITMFMEDCRAMGVDVLGPDVNESQYKFSVNDKGQIRFGLGAIKGIGEGPSEAISKERENGKFKNIYDFFERVPASQLNKRVIESLVVAGAFDELDTYHRAQYFDDASGKTNIERLLKYGQSFQDSKNQVEHSLFADFADEIKIEQPKILPSPEWQNMHKLNKEKEIIGFYLSAHPLDEYKFQFDFIQGNLSRKEVVEQLKVEDSLETIELGTQILMPEEDADTDADLSMEISIEETEIEEEKPKRNIEPKGKFKFLYLDDVDAYKDRVFSHVDVQRLIGDETTRWKNLKALNDTAPEYVVAGLITEYTVRDGYNSGDKIAFVTLEDYSGSYSFRLRDRDYMRLREYLEIHRFVVFKIKYSLSRSKDGAPMIYVNVNEVINIKDVFSKFAKSLSVVVDITEIKKEDLVFFQNDLLSHKGEQTLSFYLKNPKDNKILELRSLKTNIEISGDLLRMLNSYHKYQIFLN from the coding sequence ATGTATCTTATTTTTGACACCGAAACCACAGGTTTACCCAAGAATTTTAACGCACCACTCTCAGACTCAGACAATTGGCCAAGGATGGTGCAAATAGCATGGCAGTTGCACGATGATGAGGGGAACTTAGTTGAAAATCAAGACTATATAATAAAGCCCGAAGGCTATGATATTCCCTTTAACGCTGCCAGAATCCACGGGATTACCACAAAAATCGCGATGGAGCAAGGGCGAGATTTGCAAGAGGTTTTGGAGGAGTTTGCTCAAGTGTTGGAGAAAACCAAGGTAGTGGCAGGGCACAACATCGTGTTTGATTACAACATTGTGGGGGCAGAGTTTTTGAGGAAAGGAATGCCCAATGCCTTAGAGCAAAAGCCGTCGGCAGATACGATGATTTTAGGAACCGACTATTGCCAGTTGGGTGGCGGAAAAAACGGTCGGTACAAGTCGCCAAAATTGGAAGAACTTTACGAAAAACTTTATGGGCATAAATTTGATGAAGCCCACAATGCCGCTGCCGATGTGAATGCCACGGCGCAAGTCTTCTTTGAGATGATGCGGATTGGCATTATTCCAGCCGAGGTTTTGCGGATTTCTGATGAACAGCTAAAACATTACCAGCAAACCCACCCAGAGCCTATTCGCCCGTTTGCGATTGTGATTAGAAGGCAGGTAGAAAGTTTTAATAAAAGCAATAAAAAAACAGATTTTGGTGAAGTTAGTGAGGTTGATTTAGGGAAATATTTCAATTTTCATAACCATAGCATTTATTCCTCGTTGCAGTCTACCACCTCCATTTCAGATTTGATACAAAAAGCCAAGGATAACGCCTTCCCAGCCGTAGGAATGGTGGATTTAGGCAATATGATGGGCGCTTTTAAATTTGTGGCAGAGGTGGAAAAACACAATTCTGGCATTAAAAAACTTCATCAAGATTACCAAAATAGAAAAAATGAGGCAGAGGCGCAAGGTCAAGAATTTACGGAAACACCGCCTCAGGAACAGGAGCTGACCGCTGTTTTGGGCTGTGAGTTTTACATCTCCGACCGCCCTGAACAAAAGCAATTTACCAAAGACGACCCCGATAGAAGAACGCAGATGGTGCTTCTGGCGAAAAATTTTACAGGGTACAAAAATTTAGCAAAACTCTCCAGTTTAGGCTTTGTTAATGGGTTTTATTTTGGTGTGCCTCGGATTTCTCGCGAGATGGTAGCCCAATATAAAGAAGGGCTGATTGCCGTATCCTCGGGAATTTATGGCGATATTCCAGATGCGATACTCAACTTTGGAGAGCAAAAAGGGGAGGAGCGCTTCCAGTGGTGGCATCAAACTTTTGGTGATGATTTTTATGTGCAAATCCAAAACCATAGCCTGCAAGAAGAGGAGCATTTAAACGAAGTTTTGGTGGCTTTGGCGGATAAATATGGCACAAAAATCTTAGCCCAAAATGAAACTTTCTATACCCAAAAATCCGATGCTCAGATTCAAGATATTGTGAGCTGTATTAAAGATGGAGAAAAGCTTTCAACGCCTATTGGTAAAGGCTTTGGCAAACGTAGAGGCTTGGGTTCGCAAGAATATTATATTAAAGATGCCGAAGAGCTGAAAACCACTTTCCTCCAATATCCAGATGCCTTTGAGGCTTATTCTGATTTGTTGGCTAAATTTGAAAATTACCCTCTAAAACGCGAAGTTTTATTGCCTAAATTTGATATTCCTGAAGAATTTCAATCAGCGGAAGATGCCCAAGATGGCGGCAAGAGAGGCGAAAACGCTTACCTGAGACATTTGACCTACGAGGGTGCCAAACGCCGCTACGAAACCATTACCGATGAAATCCGTGAACGCCTTGATTTTGAGCTTGAAATTATCGCTAATACAGGCTATCCAGGCTACTTCCTCATCGTTCAAGATTTTTGTAACGAAGCCCGAAAAATGGGCGTTTGGGTGGGACCTGGGCGTGGTTCTGCGGCGGGTTCTGCGGTGGCGTATTGCATCGGAATTACCAATGTAGACCCCATAGCGTACGATTTGCTTTTTGAGCGTTTCCTCAATCCAGAGCGTATCTCTATGCCCGATATTGATATTGACTTTGATGATGAAGGTCGTGATAAAATCATCAAATGGGTGATTGATAAATACGGAAAAACCAATGTGGCGCAGATTATCACTTATTCCGTATTGGGCGGAAAATCAGCGATTAAAGATGCAGGGCGCGTGTTGGAATTACCGATTCCTGAAACCAACAATATCGCCAAATTGGTACCTGGAGTACCAGGGATGAACATCGCCAAAGCCCTTTCTAAGTACGATAAACTGAAGGAAGAAGACAAAATGTTGGTAGATGAGATGAAGGCGGTACTGTCTAACCCTGATGATGAACGCTATGCTGTGTTAGATTCTGCCAAGAAAATGGAGGGCTGCATCAGAAACACGGGCATTCACGCGTGTGGGGTGATTATTACGCCAGAAGATATTTCCAATTTGGTGCCTATTTCCATCGCGGCGAAAGATGCCGATATCCTCGTGTCGCAGTTTGACAACTCGGTGGCAGAGAGTGCAGGGCTCCTAAAAATGGACTTCTTAGGGCTGAGAACGCTAACCATTATTAAAGATGCTATTAAACTGGTGAAGGCACGGCACGGCATAGACATCAACCCTGATGAAATTACGCTGGATGATGCCAAAACTTATCAACTCTTTAAAGAAGGTCGCACCATTGGGATTTTCCAATATGAAAGCCCAGGGATGCAGAAATATATGCGCGAGCTTAAACCCACCGTATTTGCGGATTTAATTGCGATGAACGCCCTCTACCGCCCAGGACCTATTAAGTACATACCGAACTTTATTAACCGTAAACACGGCGTTGAGGAAATCATCTATGACCTCCCAGAAACCGAGGAATACCTTAAAGAAACCTACGGCATTACCGTGTACCAAGAGCAGGTGATGCTCCTTTCTCAGAAATTGGCAAACTTTACTAAGGGCGAGGCAGATACGCTGAGAAAAGCGATGGGGAAAAAGCAAATAGATGTCCTCAACAAAATGTACCCTAAATTTATAGAAGGCGGCAAGAAAAACAACCTTAATGAGGAAAAACTCAACAAAATTTGGAACGACTGGAAGGCATTTGCAGAGTATGCTTTTAACAAATCGCACTCCACTTGTTATGCGCTAATTGCCTACCAAACGGCATATTTAAAAGCCAACTATCCTGCCGAATATATGGCGAGTGTGATGAGTAACAACATCAACAACACGGCACAGATTACGATGTTTATGGAGGATTGCCGCGCGATGGGGGTAGATGTTTTAGGGCCTGATGTGAACGAAAGCCAGTATAAATTCTCGGTAAATGATAAGGGGCAAATTCGTTTTGGATTAGGTGCGATCAAGGGCATCGGCGAGGGACCAAGTGAGGCGATTAGCAAGGAGCGAGAAAATGGAAAATTTAAAAACATTTACGACTTCTTTGAGCGTGTGCCAGCCTCTCAACTGAACAAAAGAGTGATAGAGAGTTTGGTGGTGGCAGGGGCTTTTGATGAGTTGGACACCTACCACAGAGCCCAATATTTTGACGATGCTTCTGGTAAAACCAACATCGAGCGGTTGCTTAAATATGGACAAAGTTTCCAAGATAGTAAAAATCAAGTAGAGCACTCCCTTTTCGCGGATTTTGCAGATGAAATTAAGATAGAACAGCCTAAAATTTTACCATCGCCAGAGTGGCAGAATATGCATAAACTCAACAAGGAGAAAGAGATTATCGGCTTCTATCTCTCGGCGCATCCGTTGGATGAGTATAAGTTTCAGTTTGATTTTATCCAAGGAAATCTGAGCCGAAAAGAAGTGGTAGAGCAACTAAAAGTGGAGGATAGCTTAGAAACTATAGAATTAGGAACACAAATACTGATGCCAGAAGAAGATGCTGATACTGATGCTGATTTGAGTATGGAAATCAGTATAGAAGAAACCGAGATAGAGGAAGAAAAACCCAAACGAAATATAGAGCCCAAGGGGAAATTCAAATTTTTATACTTGGATGATGTAGATGCGTATAAGGACAGAGTGTTTTCTCATGTTGATGTGCAACGACTTATCGGAGATGAAACCACAAGGTGGAAAAATTTAAAAGCGTTAAATGATACCGCACCAGAATATGTGGTGGCAGGGCTCATCACGGAATACACCGTTCGAGATGGCTACAACAGTGGCGACAAGATAGCATTCGTCACTTTGGAGGACTATAGTGGTTCTTATAGTTTCCGTTTGAGGGATAGAGATTATATGCGGCTAAGGGAATACTTGGAAATCCATCGTTTTGTCGTATTCAAAATAAAATATAGCCTTTCCAGATCCAAAGATGGTGCTCCAATGATCTATGTTAATGTAAATGAGGTGATTAATATTAAAGATGTGTTCTCTAAGTTTGCAAAATCACTCTCTGTGGTGGTAGACATTACGGAAATCAAAAAGGAAGATTTGGTCTTTTTCCAAAAC
- a CDS encoding tetratricopeptide repeat protein, with product MKKNKILLAAAAFWFAGAAGQQSQVFRDKNEYRTQLAQQLFQQKTYAAAHYEYAQQALYQEHLTHAQQKFYGFYTHLMEVLLQYPYAEQGLEAFLAQHPQATALSDAQMPLADYYLLKKDFGKALEVLKTINPAHLSAQEQTQYALKLGYAQFMSGDAEAAVQALETAYQNAEAPEKNDIAYMLGHLYYTQRQNERAFRYFDEIKNSEKYARVLKPYYLQMYYQQGDYNQAISEGQNILREDLTDAYKAEVHKIIGESYFMKGDYSAAYPHLKVYFQTKPEPSETDLYEMGFVAAQLALFEEAVSYYNQLINRDSKLAQNAYYQLGNAYLANGQKQEALSAFRSAQQMSYDAKVKQLAHLQYAKLSYDIGNPYEASPSVIQDYIRKYPKEANELRPLLVKSYLYSGNYQATLEALKQMPQHNQEVDKIEQEAAYLLGTEEFNKGNFKQAEHYFKQSLKFRLNEDFYLKAQYWLAQSYERQGDYPSAIALFETLMKTQTPFDERQQLPYDLGYAYFKTKDFGKAKQMFTLYLKNPKPEFKADAELRLADTHYADNELNEAIAIYNSAETADDYTLFQKAMALGFKGDTEAKISEMKKLIAQHPNSDYADDALYEIGTAYAANEEYAQSNAYFERVMKQSQDARLVADAEIYQAQNAVSAGEEAKAQSMLQHLAEKYQHTAFAEKVAAVAKVYFMNKGDVAGYQNLAQQMGLKVDATELELLNLSTAQQFYAQKQYEKAIPYYEKYLQTPANSGTSYQAQYELGESYYQNGQDEKALAQFNAVASSTNDYREEAQVRAAQILISQNKTPEAVGYLEGLATSNQAKIKSFAQVELMKFYAEQKNWNKAEHYAEQVLANTKNATTVIEQAKVIKARSLMLRGKDQDAKQAYTNLEKSANPEVAAEALYAKAYYQNQAKAFKNSNATIFKLANNYASEEYWGAKALVLMAKNYLALKDKYQASYTCDQIIANYQDFPEVVAEAKAVKKTIK from the coding sequence ATGAAGAAAAATAAAATATTACTCGCCGCTGCAGCATTTTGGTTTGCAGGGGCAGCGGGGCAGCAGTCCCAAGTATTTAGAGATAAAAACGAATACCGCACACAGTTGGCGCAGCAGTTATTTCAGCAGAAAACCTACGCTGCCGCTCATTATGAATACGCTCAGCAGGCGCTGTACCAAGAGCATCTGACCCACGCCCAGCAGAAGTTTTACGGATTTTATACCCACCTGATGGAGGTGCTTCTCCAATACCCATATGCGGAGCAAGGTTTGGAAGCCTTTTTGGCGCAACATCCTCAAGCCACGGCTTTATCCGATGCTCAAATGCCCTTAGCGGATTATTACCTTTTGAAAAAAGATTTTGGTAAAGCTTTAGAAGTGCTGAAAACCATCAATCCAGCACATTTATCGGCGCAGGAGCAAACGCAATATGCCTTAAAATTGGGCTACGCTCAGTTTATGTCTGGAGATGCGGAGGCTGCGGTGCAGGCTTTAGAAACGGCGTACCAAAATGCGGAAGCGCCAGAAAAAAACGACATCGCTTATATGTTGGGGCATCTTTATTATACGCAGCGCCAGAATGAGAGGGCTTTTCGTTATTTTGATGAAATTAAAAATTCGGAGAAATACGCGCGCGTGCTCAAGCCTTATTATTTGCAAATGTATTACCAGCAAGGCGATTATAACCAAGCCATTTCGGAAGGGCAAAATATACTGAGAGAGGATTTAACCGATGCCTACAAAGCGGAAGTGCATAAGATTATCGGCGAAAGTTATTTTATGAAAGGCGATTATTCTGCGGCGTATCCTCATCTTAAAGTGTACTTCCAAACCAAGCCAGAACCCAGCGAAACCGACCTCTATGAAATGGGATTTGTAGCGGCACAATTGGCATTATTTGAAGAAGCGGTGTCTTATTATAATCAATTGATTAACAGGGATTCTAAGTTGGCACAAAATGCTTACTATCAATTGGGGAACGCCTATTTAGCGAATGGTCAAAAGCAGGAAGCTTTGTCGGCATTTCGGTCTGCACAGCAGATGTCTTATGACGCTAAGGTTAAGCAACTGGCTCATCTTCAGTATGCTAAGTTGAGTTATGATATTGGTAATCCTTACGAAGCATCGCCGAGCGTCATTCAAGATTACATCAGAAAATACCCTAAAGAAGCCAACGAATTGCGCCCTTTATTGGTAAAATCTTACCTCTATTCTGGAAACTATCAAGCCACTTTGGAAGCCTTAAAACAGATGCCACAGCACAACCAAGAGGTGGATAAAATAGAGCAAGAAGCGGCTTATCTACTGGGAACAGAAGAATTTAATAAAGGCAACTTCAAGCAGGCAGAGCATTATTTTAAGCAGAGTTTAAAATTCCGTTTGAACGAAGATTTTTATCTAAAAGCCCAATATTGGCTGGCACAGTCGTATGAGCGCCAAGGCGATTATCCATCAGCGATTGCCCTTTTTGAAACCCTGATGAAGACCCAAACGCCTTTTGATGAACGCCAGCAGCTCCCTTATGATTTGGGGTATGCTTACTTTAAAACCAAAGATTTTGGCAAGGCTAAACAGATGTTTACGCTTTACCTTAAAAATCCAAAGCCTGAGTTTAAGGCAGATGCAGAGTTGCGCTTAGCGGATACCCATTATGCTGATAATGAGCTTAATGAAGCGATTGCAATTTATAACTCGGCGGAAACAGCAGATGATTATACGCTGTTCCAAAAAGCGATGGCATTAGGCTTTAAAGGCGATACCGAGGCTAAAATTTCAGAAATGAAAAAATTGATCGCCCAACATCCCAATTCTGATTATGCAGATGATGCCCTCTATGAAATAGGCACGGCATACGCGGCTAATGAAGAGTATGCTCAATCTAATGCATATTTTGAGCGCGTGATGAAACAAAGTCAAGATGCTCGTTTGGTGGCAGATGCAGAGATTTACCAAGCTCAAAATGCCGTATCAGCTGGCGAGGAAGCGAAAGCCCAATCGATGCTTCAGCATTTAGCAGAAAAGTACCAGCACACGGCATTTGCAGAGAAAGTGGCAGCTGTTGCCAAAGTTTATTTTATGAACAAAGGCGATGTGGCAGGCTATCAAAACTTGGCGCAGCAAATGGGATTAAAGGTAGATGCCACGGAATTAGAGTTGCTGAACCTTTCTACGGCGCAGCAATTTTATGCCCAAAAGCAATACGAAAAAGCTATTCCTTATTACGAAAAATATTTACAAACCCCAGCCAACAGCGGCACGAGCTATCAAGCCCAATATGAATTAGGCGAAAGTTACTATCAAAATGGGCAAGATGAGAAGGCTTTAGCGCAATTTAATGCCGTGGCTTCCTCCACCAATGATTACCGTGAGGAGGCGCAAGTGAGGGCTGCACAAATCTTAATTTCGCAAAATAAAACCCCAGAAGCAGTGGGTTATTTGGAAGGTTTGGCAACTTCTAACCAAGCTAAAATCAAGTCTTTTGCTCAGGTGGAGTTGATGAAATTCTATGCCGAGCAGAAAAATTGGAACAAGGCGGAGCATTACGCCGAGCAAGTTTTAGCGAATACCAAAAACGCGACTACGGTGATAGAGCAAGCCAAAGTCATCAAAGCCAGAAGCTTGATGCTAAGAGGCAAAGACCAAGATGCCAAGCAAGCCTACACGAATTTAGAAAAATCAGCGAACCCAGAGGTGGCGGCAGAGGCGCTCTATGCTAAAGCTTACTATCAAAACCAAGCCAAGGCTTTTAAAAATAGTAATGCTACCATCTTCAAACTCGCTAATAATTATGCCTCCGAAGAATATTGGGGTGCCAAAGCTTTGGTGCTGATGGCAAAAAATTACCTCGCGCTGAAGGATAAATACCAAGCCAGCTACACCTGCGACCAGATTATCGCGAATTATCAAGACTTTCCAGAGGTGGTGGCAGAAGCCAAAGCGGTAAAGAAAACAATAAAGTAA
- a CDS encoding TonB-dependent receptor produces the protein MNRNSILALIFLGMSGLSLAQIKEEKLILERKREPEVKRIEKKKTSVEAEKNYPPEAKTQETVDYTIVDVPVVSDFQPSTIQGEDVAPNFTAQYPRNYFRLGYGNYQQFLADANVSGLIQNQVEVGADVHYLSNEGLKKEYPWNSAQKEARISGFLNHYGSIGKANITANIDLHDYQWYGAEALRPEAETDLNQTYTQLQLNGNYDFYSKEILNNIQLKTSFLKDKFDANENKVDFKLNLSKYQIPIGQEVALNLDLGLPVGVSKTSFKALEAHQASYFKAGLLPKLTFRKGDSYLMLGSEFSVLTSAQSAQGAEEEKNSHWYWFPKAEALLGVSSELQFYAGIDGGLNLNSYAEYLSENPYLAPDLTIKPTETKYQFYIGLKGHWNEQISYDVKAKYAKINAMPFYKTNGLFNKEITTNRAAYDWANTYSVDYHNGTKSEIEANVHYTPLADLVLEGGLSFQKYQLENDEPVYNRPLLQMNVGAKYTMLNQKLFLGAKAFFVSDRTTNALTITPSPYFVNPPRYDVVEEKEQKVGGYADINLSAEYKINKNFSIFALANNLAGAKYMVYRPYKTLGTQIIGGLKVSF, from the coding sequence ATGAATAGAAATAGCATATTAGCCCTTATATTTTTGGGAATGAGTGGGTTATCTTTGGCGCAGATCAAAGAAGAAAAACTCATTTTGGAACGAAAAAGAGAACCCGAAGTTAAACGAATAGAAAAGAAGAAAACCTCGGTGGAGGCAGAAAAAAACTATCCACCAGAGGCTAAAACCCAAGAAACGGTGGACTATACCATTGTGGATGTGCCTGTGGTTTCGGATTTCCAGCCTTCTACAATCCAAGGGGAGGATGTAGCGCCTAATTTTACGGCACAGTATCCACGCAATTATTTCCGTTTGGGGTATGGGAACTATCAGCAATTTTTAGCTGACGCCAATGTTTCTGGGCTAATCCAAAATCAAGTGGAGGTAGGTGCTGATGTGCATTACCTCTCCAACGAAGGGCTTAAAAAAGAATATCCGTGGAACTCGGCGCAGAAGGAAGCGCGGATTTCAGGGTTTTTGAACCATTATGGCAGCATAGGAAAAGCCAATATTACCGCGAATATAGACCTCCACGATTACCAATGGTACGGCGCCGAGGCGCTACGCCCAGAGGCAGAAACGGATCTCAACCAAACTTATACCCAGCTGCAACTCAACGGTAATTATGATTTTTATAGCAAAGAAATTCTGAATAATATTCAGTTGAAAACATCATTTTTAAAGGATAAATTTGATGCGAATGAAAACAAGGTCGATTTTAAGCTTAATTTATCAAAATACCAAATTCCAATAGGGCAAGAGGTGGCACTCAACTTGGATTTGGGCTTGCCAGTGGGCGTATCTAAAACGAGTTTTAAAGCGTTAGAGGCGCATCAGGCTTCTTATTTCAAAGCTGGACTTTTACCCAAGTTGACCTTCCGAAAAGGTGATTCTTACTTGATGTTGGGTTCGGAGTTTTCAGTCCTTACAAGCGCGCAATCGGCACAGGGAGCAGAGGAGGAAAAAAATAGCCATTGGTATTGGTTTCCAAAGGCGGAAGCCTTGTTGGGCGTGTCTTCGGAACTTCAGTTTTATGCGGGGATAGATGGCGGTTTGAACCTGAATTCTTATGCGGAATATTTGTCGGAAAATCCATATTTGGCACCAGATTTAACCATAAAACCTACCGAAACGAAATATCAGTTTTATATTGGATTAAAAGGGCATTGGAATGAACAAATCAGCTATGATGTTAAAGCTAAATACGCTAAAATCAACGCGATGCCGTTTTATAAAACCAATGGATTGTTCAATAAAGAGATCACCACCAACCGCGCCGCTTACGATTGGGCAAACACTTACAGCGTAGACTATCACAATGGTACGAAGAGCGAGATAGAGGCGAATGTTCATTACACGCCCCTTGCTGATTTGGTGCTTGAGGGCGGTTTGTCTTTCCAAAAATACCAATTGGAAAATGATGAACCTGTATATAATCGCCCATTGTTACAGATGAATGTGGGCGCAAAATACACGATGCTCAACCAGAAATTATTCCTCGGTGCTAAGGCGTTTTTTGTGAGTGATAGAACCACCAATGCGCTGACTATTACGCCAAGTCCATACTTTGTGAACCCTCCAAGGTACGATGTTGTGGAAGAAAAAGAGCAAAAAGTAGGCGGCTATGCTGATATAAATTTGTCTGCGGAGTATAAAATTAACAAAAATTTCAGTATTTTTGCCCTCGCAAACAATTTAGCGGGCGCCAAGTATATGGTCTATCGTCCTTACAAAACACTGGGAACGCAGATTATTGGAGGTTTAAAAGTGAGTTTTTAA